The genomic stretch TATCGGCCCACAACGTCACTGCGCCCGATACTTGCTGACGCGCCGACACGAGCGCACTGTGCGTGCGGTTCTCCGGCATGAGATCGACCGGGCCGCGCGGATCGCAGGTGTTGAGGCCCGGCGCCAGGCCCGGCGCCGCGTAGATCGTCCCGGCGAACAGGTTCACGTTCGCATCGGGGCAGACGGCGGAGCGGGTATCGATGCCGCCGACCGCGCGGAAATCGAGCGTGCGATAGCCGCGGTCTGCCCCGGTGATGTTGCTGTTTTCCTGATATTGATAGGCGGCGACGAACGATCCGCTGCCCCAGTCCTGGCCGAAGATGGCACCCGCATTGAACGCGTGAAAATCGTCCGCCATGCCATAGCGGACATTGGCCTCCAGCCCGGACACGCGCGTGCGGGTGATGAAGTTGACGACGCCGGCGACCGCCTCCGATCCATAGATCGCCGACGCGCCGTCGGCGACGATCTCGACGCGCTCTATCGCCAGCTCGGGAATGAACGGATAGTCGGGATTGGTCTGCTGGGTGCTGCCGGAAATCAGGCGATGGCCGTTCATCAGCGGCAGCGTGGCGGCAGTGGGCAGCCCGCGCAGGCCCGGCGCGAACGATCCGAGCCCGCCATTGCTGACGCGCGGGGCGGTGTTGAAGCTGTTGAGCTGCGGTACCGTGGCGAGCAATTCGGCCGTGCTCGCCGCGCCGATCAGCCTGGCGTCCTCGCGCGAAACGCTGATCAGCCCCGATCCCGTAGGCGGGATGCCGCGGATGCTGGTGCCGGTGACGACAATCTCAGGGTCGGCCTCTGCGCTGCCGCTCTCGGCTTGATCGGGTGTTGCGGCGCTTTGCGCATGCGCCGCTGCGGGAAGACCCAACGCCGCAACCGCGAGCGCGGTGCGGCACAGCAGGCGGGCACGATGCCCCATACGAACGGTTAGGATCGACATAGCTTCTCTCCCCTCCTTGATCTGTCTTGGTTGCGGACAGGGCCGCTGCCGCGCTTTTGGCGGCTTGATGCCCTGTCTATGGTCTGACAAACCTCCCCGTAAGCGCATTTGCGGACATCGCTGTGTCTTTACCGGACACTCGAGAACGGGAGGATGGCGGCATGGCCCTATTGACGGAGGACGGGAGCGGACTTGCGAGCCGAAACCCCCGCGCCGGGTTTCCGTCGCTCAACCAGCGGATATTCGCACCGTTCAAGATTGCTACGGTGATCGACACCGTCGCCAACCGCGGGATCCTGCCGGAGGCGGTATTGGACCGAACCGGGCTGACGCTGGCGGAGGTGCGCGATCCGCACACGCTGACCTCGATCGGGCAATATCTGATCGCATGCGAAAATATCGTCGCCGCCGGCGCCGAGTTCGCCGATGCCTTCGCGATCGGTTCGCATCTGCATCTCTCGGCTTATGGGATGTATGGCTATGCGCTGATGTGCTCACCGACGATGCGCGACTTTTTCGACTTCGCGGTGCGATACCAGCCGCTCGCGACGCCTACGGTGCGACTGGAATGGCGCATGGGGGGCGATGTCGCGATCTGGCAGTTTCGCGAAATCTACCGCGACATGATGAGCAGCGACGTCCGCACCTTCCTGGTGCGGCAACAGATGAAGATGACCTTCACCCACATCCGCGACACGGCCGGCGCCGACAATTTGCCGGTATGCGCGCTGTTCGCCTTGCCGGAAGACGCGCACGCGGCGGGGGACGCAGAGGCGCTGTCCTGCCCCTGCCTGTACGGTCAGCCGGCAAACGAACTCCATTATCCGATCGGCATCCTCGACCAGACGCCGGAATTGGGCAACCGGCTGACTCGGACGATGCTAGAGGAGACGTGCGAGCGCCTCATCGGCCAGTCGCGCATTTCATCAGGCTTGTCGGGCGAGGTGTATCAATTGCTGCTGAACGCACCCAGCGAGCTTCCATCGATGACGGCTGTCGCGGGACAGCTTGGCTTGCAAGAGCGCACGCTTCGCCGCCGCCTGGCCGCGGAAAACACTAGCTACGGGGCCATTGTCGACGATGTGCGACGCAAGCTGGCCATCGAGTATCTGCAGACTACGCGCATGAGCGTGGACGACGTGGCGTGGAAAGTCGGCTTCAGCGACAGTGCCAACCTGCGCCGGGCGATACGGCGCTGGACCGGCAAGACAATCAGCGAAATCCGCGCGAGCAAATAGGCATGCGGGAGGTGGCCGACCCGATGTCGACGGTCGGCCGCGCTTTTGCTAGGAGTCTCGCATCGAACGCTGCATTTGAACGACAATGCAAGCGCCGGCAGGCACAATATTGGCCGTCACCGTCGCGCCGGTCGCACTCGCCAATGAACGAGCGATAGCAAGGCCGAGCCCGGTCCCGCCACGGTCACGACGGCCCGTGAAGAAGGGCTCGAAAATCTTTTCGGTGTCGGCTGTCGGTATGCCGGGGCCGTCATCCTGGACGGCGATCTCGATGCGGTCCCCGATCATCCGCGCCGTCATCGTGACGGTGTCGGCACCCATCCGCGCGCTGTTGTCGATCAGCGTCTCCAATATGGTCGTCAATGTTCCGGGCGCGATATTGGCCGGCGCCAGGGGCAGGGGCGAGTCTATGCGGATCGCAAGCCGTTCGCCGGTCAGCCGGTCCGCGACATGGTGCAGGACCGCAAGCACATCGGCGACTGCGCTCGAGTCGCCGAGCGTCATGTCCGCTTTTGCCAGTTCGAGCAGGCGATCGGTCAGTTGCTGCAAGCGCTCGGTATCCGCCGCGGCATTGGCGATGAAACGCGTGCGATCGGTATCGTCCATCGTCGACCAATGTTCGCCCAGCAGTTCCAGCGCGCCGCGTATGCCGGAGATCGGGGTCTTGAATTCGTGGCTGACCGCGGTTGCGAAATCCCGCAGGTAGCGCGAGCGGGCGTCGATCCGCCCAGCCATGAGGCGGAAATTGTCGAATAGCTCGCGTATCTCGATCGCCGCGGTAGAGGGGGTCTCGGGTATGTCGGCGGAGCCTTGCGCGACGCGCTGCGACGCCTCGGTAAGCATGGTGATCGGTCGGGCAATGCCGCGCGACAACAGGCCGACGAGCACCACCAGCATGCCGAATATTACTGCGATCCCGAGCGCGATCTTGCCGCGATCCTGGTAGATGCCCAGCATCAGGCCGCGGGGGGAGCGCGACAGCATCACTACCCCGACGACCCGCCCATCGACGATCACGGGGCGGGCGTGGTGGACTCGTATCGTCGAAGCTCGGCTGATGGCTTCCCATATATGGCCATGGGGATATTCCTGGCGCCGCCGCAACACGGTATCGCTGCGTCCGGCAATTGCTTTGCGGACCTCCGGATGCGAGGCATAGCTGGCGCCCAGATCGTTTCGCCCCAGCACCACCGTGCCATTGCGATCGAGCAGCCGGACCGCGGCGAGTGTGACTGCTGCAGAATCACTAGCAATCGACGCCAGCTGGCGGGCAACGGCGACCGCTTCAGAATCCGCGGGCAAGCGCGCCGGTGCCGCGGTGCTGGGCGGGAGAACCGTCATCGTGCGCAGGTCGATCTGCGGCGGTTCTGGAGCGATTGCCTGCCCGCGGCCACCGGCGCGACCGCCGGTCCAGGCCGATTTGTAGGCGGCAGACAACACCGCGCCCTGCGCGATCAACTCGGCCTCGGTCTGCTGGACGATAGTGTTCTCGTACACCCGCAGGAACACCGCACCGAACCCCGGCAGCGCCGCCACGAACAACAAGGTGCCGAACAGGATCGTGCGCAGCGACAGCGCCGGCCAATGGCGTTTCGCCCAGTCCTTCGCCGCGCGGATCAGGCGCAGGCACCAATGCGGTAGCCGATGCCCGCACGGGTCTCGATCAGATCGTCTCCGCCAAGGGGCGCGAACTTGGCCCGCAGATTACGCACATGGCTGTCGATCGTGCGGTCGGTCACGGCAAAGCCGGGCCCGTGCAGCCGATCGATGATGGCGTCGCGCGAGAATACCTTGGAGGGCATCGACGCAAGCAGCAGCAGCAATTGGAACTCGGTCGCGGTCGTCGCCACCGACGTCCCATCCCACCGCGCCTCCCATGCTTCCGGATCGAGCGACAGGCGGTGGTGCGCCAGCGGCGCGCGCTGGCTGGGCGCGGCCATGCCGCTGCCCTGGCGTTTGAGGATCGCGCCGACGCGGGCGACGACTTCGCGCGGGGAGAAGGGCTTCACGACATAATCGTCGCCGCCCACCTCGATGCCGACGATGCGATCGATCTCGTCGTCGCGCGACGACAGGAACAGGATCGGCAGATCGGCATGCGGCAGCGCCGAGCCGCGCAGTTTTCGGCACAGATCGAGGCCGTTGAGGCGCGGCATGTTGATGTCGAGCACCATCAGATCGGGGGCCTGCAAGCTGATTGCCGCCAGTGCAGCCTCTCCATCTGCGGCTTCCGACACCTGCATGCCCGCCTTCGCCAGCGCGAAGGTGAGGAGGTCGCGGATATGCGGGTCATCGTCGACGACTAGGATGTGGTGGCTCATCGCGTACATACCTGTCACCCCCTCGCGGCGCCGGTCAACGGGCTTCCTCCGCCATCAGCGCCGCGGTCCACGGGCCCTGCGACGGTCCGAGCAGCGCCGACCAATACCAGGACGAGATATCGGGCCAGCTTTGGCCGCCGGTGTCGCGTACCTGTTCGCACGCCGTCAGCGTCCGCCCGTCGCGCGTGGCGGTGAAGCATGAGGCCGGCTTTCCATCGGGGGCGAGCCGCATCGGCGCGGGCGTGACGGTGTAGCCGATCGCGCGGAAGCAGTCGCTGGCCGGGTGCAGCGCGCGGGTGGCGGCGACGACGCGGCGGAGCACGATCTGGCGGCGGCCATCGCTGAACCGCGCGACTTGTCCGGGAAACTGGCGGGCGAGGAAGCGATCCTCGGGAGCAGGGGCGATGCGCGTCAACGGTCGGCCCTCATAGCTATCGGACCAGGCTGAGGCGGCGGCGGGTGGAGGAGAGGCGCCATCGGGCAGAAACGGCACTGCCGCCGCTGCCAGCGATAACCCGACGGCAACCTTTGACCAGATCATGCGAACCGCGCCTTTTTGCTTGGCATCACCATCGCCGCCAGCGCTGCCGCGACCATCGCGAAGGCGGCGATACCCACCGCTTCGTGCGCAACCATGCCGCTGAGGCGCGGCACGAAGCCGTTCTCGAGATAGAAGAGGCTGGCGGCGCGCAGGGCGTTGGCGAAGATCGTGAGGGCGACGGCCAGCATCAGCGCGCGGGCATAGTGGAGCGGAGCCAATCGCGCGGCGAGCGCGATGGCGCTGACCAGCAGCAGCGCTGCCCATAGCATCTTCACCCCGGCGCAGGCGGCGTCGAACAGCAGGCGCTCGCCATTCCACGCCAGCGCAACACCGTCGACGCCGACATTGATCCCGTTCATCCGCAGCAGCCCGGCGGTGAGCGTGGCCGACACCAGCCGCAGCGGGTAAGCGAGGAAGAATTCGAGGCTGGGGAGCACCGGCAGCGCCAGCAGGCCGAGGCCGATCGCGGGTGCGGCAGGCAAATCATCCCGTGCCGCCGCGCGCAGGATCAGCACCAGTCCCGCCACTGCCACCGCCATCCGCACCAGCGGCGGTGTAGCCAGCGCCACGAGCAGATAGGCGGCGAGGATCGCGCACAGCAATTTGGGCGAAACCGGCACGGCGGTGCCGCGGCGAAGCCGGCGCAGCGCCGGCCAGGCGAGCGCCGCCAGCACTGCGGCGAGGGGCACGGCTGCCATCCCGTCGCCCAGCCGCCCGGCAAGCAGCCGCACCGCATCCCAGAAAGCGAGAGCCGCCAGCGCAACGGCGATGCCGGGATGCATCAGGCGAACGCCAGGCCCGAGGCTGTAGCCGGTGCGTCGCGACGGCGGCGGCGCCACAGCCACAGCAGCATGCCCGCGACGATCGCCAGCAGTGCCCATTCGTGCGGCTCGGGGATCGTCGGCACCTCGTCCGCGCCGGGCGCGACCAGGCCGTTCTCCTTATACTCGCGATCGGTCGCCAGGACGACGGCGCCGCTCACCGGCGTGACCACGTTCAGGCGCCGCGCCAGCGTGATCGCGGCAGTGCGATCGGCGGGCTTGCCGCGGAGTGCTCCCACTGCTCCGCCGGCGGCCCATAGCCGGGCGATGTGGATCGACCCCCGGTCCGCACCCTGCACCGGCGCGGTGCTCCGCTCGATGCGCCAGACGGGGCCGGCCTGCGTCAGGTCGCGCAGCAACAGGGGCAAGTCGGTCGCCGGGGATGCGCCCGGAGCGACGAAGCGCGCGGTTTCGAACCAGGGCTGGCCGCTGCCGCTGAGCGCCGGGCCGGGCTGGGCCTGATAGCGCACCAGCCGCGGCAGCATGGCCGAGCGGTCGAGCATTTGATGGAGCTGCGCATGACTGCCGGCGGAGACGACCGGCTGGGCACCATGGACCCACAGCAACACCGCATCGCTACGCGCGGCATCGCCTGCCGCATCGGCGACGGCGGGCACATTGTCCTGCCCGCCGACGAACCTGGCATCGGCCAGCGCCCGCTCGACGCGCGCGCGCTGCTCAGAACTCCACGGCGCCAGCGCGACGACGACCGGCGTCTCCGCCGCAATGCGCAGCGACACGGGCAGCCCCGCCGGCAGCGCGTCGAGGGCCTTGACCAGTGCGCCTGCGACGGCTTCGTTGCCCTTCGAGCCATCGACGACGATCGCCAGCGCCGCGGGCCGGGCGGCGTCTTCACGAAGGATGCGCTGGATGACGGTCAGCGCCGGCTGCTCGCCCTGGCGCGGCACCACGGCGCTGCGGTTGGTTGCCGCCAAGATCGGGGCGACGCCCAGTTGCGGATGGAGGCTGGCATAGGTCGCGTCGGGGATCGTGCCGCGGACGCCCACCTTGCCGTTCGCGCGGGTCGCCGCCAGCCCGGCTGGCCCGCTAATCCCGGTGTCGCTTTCGATCCAGACATGGTGCGGCTGTTCACGCGCAATATCGAAATTGCGGTCGGCGATCATCGGCAGCGCCAGGCTGCGCGTGCCGTCGCGTGCGATCCTGAGCGGCGCCGTGATACCGACGCGGAACTGGATCGACGACCCCGCCTCGATCGGAAAGGCCTGGACCAGCAGGCGGTTGGCGCCGTCGGTCGTGACCAGCAGCGGATCGCGCTGGCGGCGGACCACCGATTCATACGCCGCACGCACTTCGCCGCGCCCGCCGATGCTCGCCTCGCGCGGCTCGCCATTGACCCACAATGTCGCGCGCGACGCCACCGCGCCCTCGGGCAACGCCAGCGTCAGCCGCGCCTCGCCTTGCTGGGCGCCGGCATTGGCCACGACCGCGGTCCATTCGAGATAGGCCAGATTGTCTTCGCCGCTGACCGATCCGTCGATGCGCGACTGCGTCAGTGCCAGCCCGTGGACCCGCCCGCCGACCGCCGCGCCGCCCTGGTCCTCGTCCCAGTCGAATTGCCAGCGCCGTGCGCCGCGTCCGGCGTCGGCGCGCGCGACGGCGTTGAAGGGCGTGCCGGTGACGCGGTAATAGAGTTCGCGCGCGGCGGTGGGCGAAATGCGCTCGGGTCGGAAGAAACCACTTTCCCAGCCAGTCGCGAGGAAGCTGAACAGCCCGGTCGCACGCCCGTCATCGCCATAGCTGAGGCGCAGCAGGATGTCCGGGTCGCCGACCGTGCGCATCGTCGTCACCGCGCGGCGTGCGCTGGCGGCGTCGCCTTGCCACCAGCCGATCGCCAGATAGGTGGCAGTCGCCGGCACGTCGAATGCAATCAAGGCGGTGAGGCCGAGGGTAACGCCCAGCGCGATCTTGCGACCGGCGCGCTGCACCCATGCCGACAATTCGGCGGTCAACCGCACCGACTGCCACAATGCCCCGACCGGCGCGAAGGGCAGCAGGCCCAGCCCCATGAACAGGATGCCGACCAAAGCGACGGGGAGCAAAGGCAGGAATACCAGCGCATAGCCTGCGCCGATCGCGATCGCCACGCCGCCCAGCACCATCAGTATCGGCGCTGGCGCGTTCTCGCGCTGCGCGGCGCGCCAGAGGAGAAAGTTGATAACCGGCACCGCGGCGACCAGCACGACATGCCCCCAGGTCGGCAGCGGATCGAAGAAGGTGCCGGCACACATGCCAGTCACGAGTTCAAGGATCAGCACCCCCGCCGGAAAGACGCTCCCGATCAACAACGCCAATCTGCCGCTGGACGGCTTGTATCGATCTGCCATGCGAACGCTCCCCTGATTGCGCCGCCGGTTTGGCAGGCGGCAATGGCGAAGCGATGCGCGCGCTGTCGGGATTGCTAGCGTTTAGTGTGCAGAAACTGTGCAGGGCGGGGCCGCGGGGTCGACCATTGCAGGGGCGCAGGAGGGCGCGTTTCGGGGCTCCGACGGAGCATCCCGGACCGGTAAACCGCGAAGATCGCGGCGCGGCGCTCAACCGCGGATCATCCTTCCGGTGCGCTCGACGCCTCCACGGCGCCGTCGCATCCGCCGGAGGTTCAGGGCGTCTCGGGCGGCGGCCTCTTCTCGAGGACGATCGAATAGGTGATCCGGTCCGGAAGCGCCTCGCGGATCGTGATGGCAAGGTCGCCAATCCTGGCCTTGGCCTCGCCGACGCGCACCGTCTCGATCTGGCCCGAGCCGGGGTGGGCCAGGTCGTCTATCGAATAGCCGCGAATCTCGAACCGTATCTCGCCGTCCTTTATCCCCTGATAGGCGACGTCGTAGATGCGTCCGACCTCATTGGCGGGATAGTCCCTGGGATCGGGCACCTGCGCGCCCTTGCCATAGTCGCGCGGGGGGACAAGCGGCTGGCCGAGCGCGACGGTCTGCACCGTCCCGAACGTCGCGGGGGAGGGGGCGGTCGAGCGGATCACCGCGGTCGCCGGCGAGGCCGCCAGGCGATCGTGAAGCGCGCGGGGCGAAAGGCCGTCGGCATCCTCGCCCAGCAGGGCTTCGGTAAAGGTCGCGTCGTCGATGCCCAGCGGGAAAAAGCCCGCCGCCTCGCGCTCGCGCGTATCGGCGCACACGAAATCCAGTTGGGCGCGGTCGATCGGAGTCGATGCCGGCGCCATCTCCGCTTTGGGGCGAGTCGAGGTATCGATCACTGCGTCGTCCGCGCCAAAGCGCTGGATGCCGCCCCATCCGATCAGCGCCCGCGCGCAATCCGCCTGCAGGAAGCTGACCGTCATCGCGACCGGATCGCCGGCGCGGCGGATGACCTGTTTGGCGGAGAAGCGGACGATCGCGTGGTCGCGCTCGATCGAGCCGACATCGACGAACACCGCCCGATCGACGTCGTGCCCGGCATACCACCACGGCGCGGCGGCAGCCGGCGCGCTCACCGCCAGTCCGGCGAGTGCCAGGGGGAGCCGCCATCCGGTGCGCGGCTGGATCATTGCTCCGACCGGAAAAGCGTGGGCCAGTCGCCAGGCTCGATCCCGCCACAGGCTTGTTGCAGCGCCATCTCCGACAGGCGAAACGCCCTGCCGTCCCAGATCCAGCTCGCGGACACGCCGCAATCGGCATGCGCGCGTCCGCGTGCGGCCATGCTCAGGGTGCCGCTCTCGGGATCGAAGCTGCCCTCGGTGAAATAGTCGGCGTCGGCGCGGTCCGGATCGTTGCCGCGATAGGGCATCGGCGCGACCAGCCGCTGCGCCCGCCCGCTTCCTCGCTGGGCGATGAACGCGAGCGAGGATCCCTGATAGGCGCCCATGATGCAGGGGATCAGGACGAGCGCCTGCGCCCCGTCGAGCGCGTGCGCTTCGGGCTGCTGCGGCGTGTCCTGACATTCCTCCTTGGCGAACAACGCCTTCTGGTCCGCGCGGACCAGCGCGATCAGCCGCGCTTCCTCCCCGGGGTCTAGGCGCGCCACGACGGGATGGCGCGCGATGCGGGGCAGCGGCGGGGCAGGGGGAACGACCGAGGCCGGCCGCGAGCCGCGGTTGAGCAGTGCAGTCACGCCGCCGATCCGCCCCTGCCGATCGTCGAGGCGCAGCATCGCCGCGCTGAACCCGGCGAGCGGGATCGCCGCGTCGTCCTCCGCAATCCCTCCCAAGGTAACCCTTTTCGCGCCGCGCAGCTTCTGGACCAATGCGTGGATCGCGGCGAGGTCGCTGCTGGTGACCGAGCTTCCGTCCTCTGACCGTGTGTATGCCCAGGCCGCGCCGGTCAGGCCCGCCGGCGCGCCGTCGATCCGGATATCGGAGGGCGCAAAGACAGTGGCGCTGCTGATCGTCGCCACAACCGCGCCCGACCCACCGGCATCGCGCTCGATGCGAATCTCCGCGCCATCGCTCGCGTCGGCGAACCCCTTGGCGACACAGCGCAGCGTGTTGTCACAGGCGACGAGCCAGCTTTGATAGCTGTCATAGGACTGGACAGGATCGGATTGCGCCACGGCAGCGGAGGCGCCCGTTACCGCGAGGGCAAGCGCCGCGGCCCTTGCGAAATTCGACACGCTCACTTCTGCCATTGGTCCTGCCGTTGAATCCCGCGTCAGATAACAAGCGCTTGTAATCCCTTCCCGTTCCTACGCAACGTCGCGGCGCGAGGACGCCGTCGCCCTCTTCGATGCCGGCAGTACGGGCGCCAGCGTGCGTCCCGCGAAAAGCAATTCGGCACGTGTCGGCAAGTCGTTCGCGGACTCGCGTGATAGGCAAGGTGACACAATGGATTGGACGGAGACGAATATGGCGACCCTCATCAGCGTGCCCGAGGTGGTCGGGGCTGCGGCCTGGCGCGGGGATCGGCTGGGGGCGGGGGACGCGTGGATCTATCGCCTGTCGGACGCCCAGGTGGCGGAGCTGGAGGCGCTGGGCACGCGTTTCGTCGCCGAAAGCCCCGATCTGCGGACGGTGCAGGCCGACGACTACCCGCTGGTCGCCTGTGCGGATGCGGTTGCCGCATGGCGGCAGGACGTGGATTTCGGGCGCGGCTTCGTGCTGGTGCGCGGGCTGCGCACCCAGCTCTATTCCGACATATTGTCGTCCGCGATCTATTATGTGCTCGGGCTGCACATGGGCGATCCCATCCGCCAGAACGAGATGGGCGACCTGATCGACCATGTCTATGCCACGTCGGACAAGACGATGGACGATCCGACCGCCTTGTCGTCCAAGGTGCGCGACAAGCTGGTCTATCATTCCGACAGTTCGGACATCGTCGCGCTGATGTGTCTGCGCCCGGCCAAGAGCGGGGGCGCATCGTGCCTCGTCTCGGGCGCGGAAATCTATAACGAGATCCTGCGCCGCCGCCCCGATCTGGCGCCGCTGCTGCTCGAACCGTTTCACTGGGACTGGCGGCGGCAGGATCACAGCGCGCCGGCGGATACCTATACCTCGCCCGTCATCTCGATGGTGGACGGCGTGTTCAGCATGTATGCGGGCTCGCTGTATATCCTGACTGCACAGGACTATCCGGGCGTTCCCAAGCTGACCGAAGACCAGATCGAAGTGCTGCGGCTGTTCGACGAGATCACCTATGAGCCGGGCATGGCGATCGAGATGGATTTCCGCCCCGGCGACATCCAGTGGCTGTCCAACTATGCCGCGCTCCATGCGCGCACGTCGTTCGACGACTGGCCCGAGGCGCAGCGGCGGCGCCATCTGCTGCGGCTGTGGCTGAGCAGCAAGACCGATCGCCCGGTGGTGCCCGATTTCGGCAAGAACGGCGTGGTCCAGGTCCGCGCCGCGCCGCGCGACGGCAAGCCCGAGCATCCCGACGCGCATTTCGATATCGCATCGGTATCGGTGCCGCGCCTGATTTCCTGAAGCTTCCCCCCGTGGGGGCGGCCAGTCCTAAAAAGGACGGTCGCCCTTCACGGTGACGCGGTAGCCCGACCGCGTTTGCGGGAAATAGTCCCAGATCGCCGAGTGCTGGACCGAGCGATTGTCCCAGAACGCGATCGAGTGCGGGCGCCAGCGAAAGCGGCACTGGAATTCGGGGCGCTGGACATGCTGCGCCAGGAACGCGAGCAGCGCCGCGCTTTCATCCTTGGGAACACCATCGATCTTCGCCGTGAACTGCTTGTTCACGAACAGGGCCTTGCGGCCGGAGACGGGATGCGTGCGCACCACCGGATGCGACGACATGTTGAACCGGGTGCCGGCGGGCGCGATCGCGCCGAACACGCGGGCGGCGTCGTGCGTGGCGGTCAGCCCGTCCAGATACGCCTTCATCCGGTCCGACAGCGCGGCATAGGCGGCGAACATGTTCGAAAAGGCGGTGTCGCCGCCGGTTTCGGGCACGGTGTGCAGGTACAGGATCGATCCCAGCGGCGGCTCGGGATCGCAGGTCATGTCCGAATGCCAGTCCTCGCCCGGGACATAGGTGGAGCCGGCGTCGGTGTGCATCCGCGTCACTTCGGGGTGGCCCGGCACGGCCCAGGCCGCGGTGGCGGCGGCGACGTGGATGTCGCCAAACACGCGGGCCAGCGCCTTGTGCTGGTCGTGGCCGATCGGCTGGTCGCGGAAGAACAGCACCAGATGCTCGGCCAGCGCCGCGCGCAACGCAGCGCCCTGCGCTTCGGACAGGGGCGCGGTAAGGTCGATCCCGTCGATCTCGGCGCCCATATGCGGGGTGAGGGGGTGGATCGCGATCACAGCGCGTAGGCCGTCGACAGCGACAGCGCCTCCCAGCGCTGCATTTCGCCCTCCAGCATTTCGAAATGTTCGCGGGCGTGGCGCAGCGCGTCCTCGCCCAGGAACAGGTGGCGCGGGGGGGCGGGTTCGTCGAGCGCGGCGAGGATCGCCTGCGCCGCCTTGGCCGGATCGCCATGTTCGTTGCCGCGCCCGGCGAGCAGGCTCAACTTCGACTGGCGGGCGCCGTCGTCATAATCGGGGATATGGCGTTCCGCCTCGACCAGCGCGGTGCCGGCAAAGCCGGTGCGGAAGCCGCCGGGGGCGACATTGGTGACGGCGATACCCAGCGGTTGCAGTTCCTGCGCCAGCGTCTGGCCGATGCACTCGAACGCATATTTGCTCGCGCCATAGATGCCGGTGCCCCACCAGGGCGCAAAGCCGCTCAGCGACGTGATGTTGACGATATGCCCCGCGCGGCGGGCGCGCATTGCGGGCAGCACCGCCTGGATCATCGCCATCGGGCCGAACACATTGACGTCGAACAGCGCGCGGGCCTGGTCGATCGCCGTCTCCTCGATCGCGCCGACCATGCCGTACCCGGCATTGTTGACCAGCCGATCGATCTGCGGAACCATCGCCTCCGCCCGCGCAACGGCAGCCGCTGCGGAGCCCGGCACCGCCAGGTCGAGCTGAATCCCCAACGCGCGGCCCGGGGCCTGCGATTCGAACGCCACAAGGTCGGCGTCGCGCCGTGCCGTGCCGATCACCATATCCCCGCGCGCCAGCGCCGCAGCGGCAAGCGCCTTGCCCAGTCCGCTGCTCACGCCCGTTATCAGCCACGTCGTCACCGGCACACTCCCCCAAATTCGAGCCGCAGCTTAGGGGCGTTGCGTCGTGCCGCTCTTTGCGTGCGTCGCCGCAAAACTTGGCGACCGGCGCATCGCGCCGAAAGGCAGTTGCCACCGGCGGAGCGGCCATGCTCCGTGTCGGCCAAGGACGAGCGGAGCGGATGACATGGCGGTGTGCGTAGTGGGGTCGATCAACGTCGATGTGATCGCGCGGGTCGAGCAGTTGCCGCTGCCGGGCGAGACGGTGATGGCGCATCAGACGCTGCGACTGCCGGGCGGCAAGGGCGCGAACCAGGCGGTGGCGGCGGCGCGGATGGGCGCGGCGGTGC from Sphingomonas hengshuiensis encodes the following:
- a CDS encoding TauD/TfdA dioxygenase family protein, with the translated sequence MIAIHPLTPHMGAEIDGIDLTAPLSEAQGAALRAALAEHLVLFFRDQPIGHDQHKALARVFGDIHVAAATAAWAVPGHPEVTRMHTDAGSTYVPGEDWHSDMTCDPEPPLGSILYLHTVPETGGDTAFSNMFAAYAALSDRMKAYLDGLTATHDAARVFGAIAPAGTRFNMSSHPVVRTHPVSGRKALFVNKQFTAKIDGVPKDESAALLAFLAQHVQRPEFQCRFRWRPHSIAFWDNRSVQHSAIWDYFPQTRSGYRVTVKGDRPF
- a CDS encoding TauD/TfdA family dioxygenase — its product is MATLISVPEVVGAAAWRGDRLGAGDAWIYRLSDAQVAELEALGTRFVAESPDLRTVQADDYPLVACADAVAAWRQDVDFGRGFVLVRGLRTQLYSDILSSAIYYVLGLHMGDPIRQNEMGDLIDHVYATSDKTMDDPTALSSKVRDKLVYHSDSSDIVALMCLRPAKSGGASCLVSGAEIYNEILRRRPDLAPLLLEPFHWDWRRQDHSAPADTYTSPVISMVDGVFSMYAGSLYILTAQDYPGVPKLTEDQIEVLRLFDEITYEPGMAIEMDFRPGDIQWLSNYAALHARTSFDDWPEAQRRRHLLRLWLSSKTDRPVVPDFGKNGVVQVRAAPRDGKPEHPDAHFDIASVSVPRLIS
- a CDS encoding oxidoreductase, coding for MTTWLITGVSSGLGKALAAAALARGDMVIGTARRDADLVAFESQAPGRALGIQLDLAVPGSAAAAVARAEAMVPQIDRLVNNAGYGMVGAIEETAIDQARALFDVNVFGPMAMIQAVLPAMRARRAGHIVNITSLSGFAPWWGTGIYGASKYAFECIGQTLAQELQPLGIAVTNVAPGGFRTGFAGTALVEAERHIPDYDDGARQSKLSLLAGRGNEHGDPAKAAQAILAALDEPAPPRHLFLGEDALRHAREHFEMLEGEMQRWEALSLSTAYAL
- a CDS encoding DUF1176 domain-containing protein, with protein sequence MAEVSVSNFARAAALALAVTGASAAVAQSDPVQSYDSYQSWLVACDNTLRCVAKGFADASDGAEIRIERDAGGSGAVVATISSATVFAPSDIRIDGAPAGLTGAAWAYTRSEDGSSVTSSDLAAIHALVQKLRGAKRVTLGGIAEDDAAIPLAGFSAAMLRLDDRQGRIGGVTALLNRGSRPASVVPPAPPLPRIARHPVVARLDPGEEARLIALVRADQKALFAKEECQDTPQQPEAHALDGAQALVLIPCIMGAYQGSSLAFIAQRGSGRAQRLVAPMPYRGNDPDRADADYFTEGSFDPESGTLSMAARGRAHADCGVSASWIWDGRAFRLSEMALQQACGGIEPGDWPTLFRSEQ